The window GCTCTCTCTTCAAGTTTTGTCAAATTGAAATTTTGAGAAAAATAATTTCCAACTTTTTGTAAAATCAAATCTTCAGCCCAATCACGAAACTTTTTTGCTTGTTCAGATTTGATGAAAAACCCAAGTCGGATAACTCCTCTTTTTGTCCAAACAGTAGTTTTTCTTTTCTGTTTTCCATCAAAAACTTCATAATTAGAGAGGAAATGTTTTCCTTCGATTAGCTCATCTTTATGATTGCTTTTTTGCGAACGAATATTTTCAATTGAAACTCCGTAACCTTTTGCAACTTCTTTTGTGGAGAGTAAAAACTCAAAATTATCATTTTCGATAACTTCTATTTCTATAAGGTTATTCCCATTTTGAAATGGAATTGTTTGCATAGAAAACCTTTGTTTTCTGAATTATATTTATTTTTGAATTAAAACAAGGTTAAAAAATTCATTAATGAAGTTTTTGAAATTTTAAAAGCTACCGTTGAAATTTTAAACGGTAGCTTTTTGTTGATGTTTAGAAAATATTGAAAAACCTTTTGTAATATATTCAATACCTGTTTTTAGCTCTCTGTTTTCCATAAGTAATTTTAAAGCTAATACAGTCATCTTTGGAATATCATCAGTAGAAGCCCATCTATTCACAGTTCCATTTGGAACACCAATTTTTTTAGCAAGTTCTTTTTGAGTGATTCCAAGTTCTCGACAAGTTTTTTTAACTAAGTTTTCTTCTCTGTTTTCCAAAAAAACACCTTTTCAAGTTTTCAATATTTTAACACTTTGTGAAATTGAGAGGCCCTGAAATGAATTCAGAACAATCACCAAAACAAGTTTATGCTGAATTTATTTCAGTGGAAAGCCCGTCCCAAAAGGAACGGTAAAAAACTTTAAATCACAAAATTTAACAAAAAAAGAACCCCGTACTTGATACGGGGCTATAAGTCACGGACACAAACAGCAAAGTAACTGCTCGTCCGAACGTCCCAAAGGTCGTAGCCACCGTCGAAATCGACAATCCAAGAAAAGGAACTATCATTTTTACTTATACTCCAATACGAAGAGGTTTCACTACGAAGATTTTTAAACTCTTTCTTGTTTCTGTAAGCTGTTTTTAGTTCATCTTTGTTTGGAAGTCTCCAATTTGAGAAACCAAGAAGTCGAAGTTTTTCACAATATTCACAAGCACTTTTCCAATTCATCAGTTCTGGCAAATCGAAATCTTGAAACATCAATTTTCCAACTGTGATTGTTTTTGAGGCAATTTCTGGTTCTCGTTCTCGTTCTCGTTCTCGTTTTCGTTCTCGTTTTCGTTCGATTTCAAACAAAATATCTTTTTTGAAATCTTTTCCAAAATATTTTTCACCAAAAAACTCTGCTGAAACTTCAACAACTTCAAAGCTTTCATTAAAGTAGAAATCAAAGTTTTTCACACTCTCTTTAAAATCTTGTGCAATATCTCGAGGAACATCAACTTTAAATTTGATGGAGTAAGTTTTTTCTTCAACAGAAAAAGCGACCTCATCGGCATCATATCTCATTGAAATATTTTGTTCCCCAGAATAATAGTTTAAAGCCTCCTCTGTAATCCTGTGTTGAAGTTCAGCTTTTGTCTCAAACTCATCTTGTGTCTGTTCTTTGGAATATTGCTCTCTAAACTCTTTAAAATCCTTTGATTCCATAATATGAATTTTTTTATTCCCATTCCAAATAAAAAGTTCTAAACTTTTTTCCTCTCTCCCCATTTTTATCTCCTTATATTTTATGGAATTATTGTAACTTAAAAATGCTAAGCTCCACTTCTCTTTTGCCTCTAAAAAATCGTATTTGTCAAAATCAATTTCGACTTTATTTCTGATTTTCTGGAGTTTTTCAATCTCTTCAATTGATAGGTTAGAAAAGTCGTATCGGTGAAAAGTTGAAACAATTTTTCTGATATGTTCCAATTTGATAGTTTGAAAAATTGAGAAGAGAAAACCCTGTAATTTTTTAGAATCACTCTCAACTAAATCGATAATTTTTCTATCTGGACTCAATCTTAAAATAAAAAATATTGTTTTTGACAAGATAGATTTTTCTAAATAATCTAAGCAAATTTTATCTGCAAGATATGGAAAATTATCATAAATATAGAGTTCATTTTTTGCACGAGTTGAAGCAACATACCAGATACTTTTATCGTTCCAAAAAGTATTTTCAAAAAGAATAACAATATCAAATTGCAAACCTTTTGAAGAGTGAGCCGTAACAAAAAATAGATTTTCATGATCAATTTCAATTACCTGTTTTAATTGAAAAAGCTCTTTGTTCTTTCCTGAAATAATTGCAACTCTGTTTTTATCAACTTTTGAGTTTATTATCTTTTTCACTTCTCTAAAATCTGAAATATTTTCAACAACTCCACCATCAGAAACTGACTTTGCTGAATTGCTTCCCATAATTCTATTTCCGTGTTCAACAATTGCTTTTTTACTACGGAAATTTGTTGTTAAAGTGTGCCGTTTTACTGGTGAAAAATATCTTTCAAAATGTCTAAAAAACTCAACTTTTGCACCAGCAAAACTGTAAATGTGTTGCCAATCATCACCAACTGCAAAAAAATTGATTTCTGAATTCAACTTTAGAATTCTTTGAATTAAATTGAAAAACAGTTCTGTAAAATCCTGAAATTCATCAACAAGAATATGTTTGATTTTTGCTACATCTCTTCGACTTATTTTCTCCGTTGCCTCGCGAACCATTCGATCAAAAATATCTGAATTGTTTCGACCAACTTTCAAATTTGCAAAGTCATTGGAAAAACTGTGAAAAGTTTTTGCAATTTTTAAACCGAGTCGTTCATTAACCTCATCAACTGCTTTATTGTTGAATGCAAAAATAAGAATTTCATCTTGTAAAACTCCATTTTTCAAAAGCCTTTTTGCTCTTTCAGTCAAAACCCTAGTTTTTCCACTTCCTGCTCTTGCTGTAACCAGAATATTTTTTGTCGTGCAATTTATCGCTTTTTTCTGTTCTTCTGAAAATTCCAAAACTCTCCTTTTTCAAAAATTCTACCTAAAAAATCTCTTTCAAAATCTCTTTTTTCCAAACTGTGTGAAAAACTGTTTTTTCTGAATATTGAGATTTGTTTTGAACAAAATCAGAAAAATATTTAGCTTTTTCTGTTGCTTTCCAGATTCCATCAATTTTCTCTTGAAAACCGTGAGATTCAAGAATTTTGTTTAGGTTTTGAGGTCGAGGTTTATCTCCTGCTTTTGTGGAAACAAGTTTTTTAACCTCATCTGAATATTTATCAGAGTCCATAACTTTTTGACAAAGTTCCGTAACAGTAAAGTATTTTTCTGGAGTTGAAATGCCTTTCTTTTCAGCAAGTTCTATAAAATCGACACCAGTCTCTTTTGCAACAGCCCGATTTGAAGTTATTGCTAATTCCTCTTTTCGAGTTATTCCAATTTTGTAGAAAACTCTTTCAAAAACTCCGAACTCTTTTTCTGAAATTTCCAAAAGTTCAGCTCTTTCACGAATTTTTTGCAAATTTAAATTTTGAGAAAAATCATTTTCAACTTTTTGTAGAATCAAATCTTCAGCCCAATCACGAAACTTTTTTGCTCGTTCAGATTTTATAAAAAACCCTAAACGGACAACTCCCCTTTTTGTCCAGAAAGTTTTAGTTCTAACTTTTGGAGGTAAAATAATTCCAAAATTTTTAGCATTTTTTTGAGTAACAACTACAAAATGTTTATTTTCAATTAATTCATCTTTGTGATTTGATTTATGATCTCGAATAACTCTCTCTTCAACTCTGTAGCCTTTAGCAACTTCATAATTCGACAAAAGAAATTCAAACTCCTTGTTTTAAATTATTTCAATATTTTCATTCTCAAAAGTCATCAACATAATTATCCTTTTTGTAAAATCTTAGCATATTGTAATATATATTTATATAAATGTAATCATTATCCACTTATTTGACTGTCGATTTTTTCGACACTCAAAATTTATAAATAAGTTAGAACTTCTCTAAACTTATTTTTAAACTGAATTTCTTTATGATAATTAATTAATAGATTTAAATGATTTATAAAATATTCAGGAATTTCACCTTTTGAACTCCAAGCTCTTACAGTTCCACCATGAACACCAATTCTTTCAGCTAATTCTTTTTGAGTAATTCCAAGTTCTCGGCAAGTCTTTTTAACTAAATTTTCCTCTTTGTTTTCCAAAAAATCCCCTTTTCATTTTTCAAAAATTCTACCTAAAAAATCTCTTCCAAAACTTCCATTTTCCAAACAGTGTGAAAAACTGTTTTTTCTGAATATTTTGATTTGTTTTGAACAAAATCGGAGAAATTTTTAGCTTTTTCGGTCGGTTTCCAGATTCCATCAATTTTCTCTTGAAAACCGTGAGATTCAAGAGTTTTGTTCAAATTTTGAGGTCTTGGTTTGTCTCCTGCTTTTGTGGAAACAAGTTTTTTAGTTTCATCTGAAAATTTATCAGAATCCATAACTTTTTGGCAAAGTTCTGTAACAGTGAAATATTTTTCTGAAGTCGAGATTCCTTTCTTTTCAGCAAGTTCTATAAAATCGACACCAGTCTCTTTTGCAACAGCCCGATTTGAAGTTATTGCTAATTCCTCTTTTCGAGTTATTCCAATTTTGTAGAAAACTCTTTCAAAAACTCCAAACTCTTTTTCTGAAATTTCCAAAAGTTCAGCTCTTTCACGAATTTTTTGCAAATTTAAATTTTGAGAAAAATCATTTTCAACTTTTTGTAGAATCAAATCTTCAGCCCAATCACGAAACTTTTTTGCTCGTTCAGATTTTATAAAAAACCCAAGTCTAATAACTCCCATTTTTGTCCAATAAGTTTTAGTTCTAACTTTTGGAGGTAAAATAATTCCAAAACTTTCAGCATTTTTTTGAGTAACAACTACAAAATGTTTATTTTCAATTAATTCATCTTTGTGATTTGATTTTTGCATTCTAATATTATCTTCAGAAACATCATAGCCTCTAGCAACATCACTGTTTGACATTAGAAAACCTAAATCTATATTTTCTAAAACTTCTAAGTCAATATTCTCAAATTTTGTAACCATTTTCAACCTTATTATTTTGACTGTAAAGAATATTTACGGTCAAATTATACAAAATAAATTGAATATGTCAATTTAATATTTTCTCATAAGTATTTAATTTAGTTAATATAATCAAGTATTGCTCAATATATTCAGGAATTTTTCTTTTGTTTAAATTCCATCTTGATAAATTTCCACGATCTATTTTTGTAATTTCAGCTAATTTTTTTTGAGTAATTCCAAGTTCTCGGCAAGTCTTTTTAACTAAATTTTCCTCTTTGTTTTCCAAAAAATCCCCTTTTCATTTTTCAAAAATTCTACCTAAAATATTTCTTAAAATCACTTTTCTATCCTCCAATTGTATTTGTGTGTAAAATATGCTAAATTGGAAATATCACGGGTAAAACTTCTCTAATTTGTTATATTTTCAAACTCCTTTAATTTTGTGTAAATGTCGTTCAATCGAATATAATTTATGGATTTTTCTTTTTTGAAATTTCCCCGAGTGGGGAAAGTGAGAGAGAATTATTTAGAAAGAACTTCTTTTACAGCTTTTCCAATGTCAGCAGGTGAAACAACAACTTTCACTCCAGCTTCTTCAAGAGCAGCCATTTTTTCAGCAGCAGTCCCAGCAGAACCAGAAATAATAGCTCCAGCATGTCCCATTCTCTTACCTTTTGGTGCAGTTTGACCAGCGATAAATGCAACAACAGGTTTTGTGATTTGCTCTTTAATTAGTTTTGCAGCTTGAATTTCAAGGTCTCCACCAATTTCACCAATCATAACGATAGCTTCAGTCTCTGGATCAGCCTCAAACATTGGAAGAAGTTGTTTGTAAGATAAACCGATAATTGGGTCTCCACCAATTCCAACAGCTGTTGTAATTCCAAAACCTTCTTGAACAACTTGATTAGCAGACTCGTAAGTTAGAGTTCCAGATTTTGAGATAAGACCAACATTTCCTTTTTTGAAAATGAACCCCGGCATAATCCCGATTTTACACTCGTCAGCTGTGATAATCCCTGGGCAGTTTGGTCCAATTGTATTCATGCCTTTTTTAGTTGCATAAGCTTTTGCCATTCCCATATCTTTAACAGGTGCACCCTCTGTAATAATTACAGAAAGTTCGATACCAGCATCAGCAGCTTCCATAACAGCATCAGCAACAAAAGCAGGTGGAACAAAAATCATTGATACTGTCGCACCAGTATTTTTAACAGCATCAGCAACCGTATTGAAAACTGGTTTTCCTAAATGCTCTTGACCACCTTTATTTGGTGTAACACCTCCGACAATTTGAGTCCCGTAATCGAGACATTGACTAGCATGAAAAGTTCCCTCTTTTCCTGTGAAACCTTGAACGATAACTTTCGTATCTTTATTTACTAAAATACTCACTTATTTTCCTTTTAAATATTTTATTTTAAATTTGTGTAACACTTTTCAATTTCAAGAGATTGCAAATTTTTAATTCTTCTTTCCATTTCAAAGTAATCAACACTTTTCCATGCAATAAACGGCAATGCTAAAATATCACCACTTGGAAAAATTCTCTTTTGTCTCTGTTTTTCAACTTTCACTTCACTAAGTCTTTTACGAACCTCATCGCAACTCAAAACAGAGTCGTAATAAAATTCACTTTTGTAAGAATCTGAAAATAGAAACAGAGGTAAAAATATAAAAAGTGCTACTTGCAATGGAGTTCCTTTACAGATTTTAAGTTTCCATAAATAGATTTCAAATCAGAAATTTTTAAACTGTCAAAACTCTCTGAAATAGAAAACCTAATTTGATTTCCACTTCTCCATAATTTGACAAAA of the Thiovulum sp. ES genome contains:
- a CDS encoding ORF6N domain-containing protein (PFAM: ORF6N domain); its protein translation is MSNYEVAKGYRVEERVIRDHKSNHKDELIENKHFVVVTQKNAKNFGIILPPKVRTKTFWTKRGVVRLGFFIKSERAKKFRDWAEDLILQKVENDFSQNLNLQKIRERAELLEISEKEFGVFERVFYKIGITRKEELAITSNRAVAKETGVDFIELAEKKGISTPEKYFTVTELCQKVMDSDKYSDEVKKLVSTKAGDKPRPQNLNKILESHGFQEKIDGIWKATEKAKYFSDFVQNKSQYSEKTVFHTVWKKEILKEIF
- a CDS encoding putative transcriptional regulator (PFAM: Helix-turn-helix), which produces MENREENLVKKTCRELGITQKELAKKIGVPNGTVNRWASTDDIPKMTVLALKLLMENRELKTGIEYITKGFSIFSKHQQKATV
- a CDS encoding DNA/RNA helicase, superfamily I (PFAM: Protein of unknown function (DUF1566); UvrD/REP helicase) — its product is MEFSEEQKKAINCTTKNILVTARAGSGKTRVLTERAKRLLKNGVLQDEILIFAFNNKAVDEVNERLGLKIAKTFHSFSNDFANLKVGRNNSDIFDRMVREATEKISRRDVAKIKHILVDEFQDFTELFFNLIQRILKLNSEINFFAVGDDWQHIYSFAGAKVEFFRHFERYFSPVKRHTLTTNFRSKKAIVEHGNRIMGSNSAKSVSDGGVVENISDFREVKKIINSKVDKNRVAIISGKNKELFQLKQVIEIDHENLFFVTAHSSKGLQFDIVILFENTFWNDKSIWYVASTRAKNELYIYDNFPYLADKICLDYLEKSILSKTIFFILRLSPDRKIIDLVESDSKKLQGFLFSIFQTIKLEHIRKIVSTFHRYDFSNLSIEEIEKLQKIRNKVEIDFDKYDFLEAKEKWSLAFLSYNNSIKYKEIKMGREEKSLELFIWNGNKKIHIMESKDFKEFREQYSKEQTQDEFETKAELQHRITEEALNYYSGEQNISMRYDADEVAFSVEEKTYSIKFKVDVPRDIAQDFKESVKNFDFYFNESFEVVEVSAEFFGEKYFGKDFKKDILFEIERKRERKREREREREPEIASKTITVGKLMFQDFDLPELMNWKSACEYCEKLRLLGFSNWRLPNKDELKTAYRNKKEFKNLRSETSSYWSISKNDSSFSWIVDFDGGYDLWDVRTSSYFAVCVRDL
- a CDS encoding prophage antirepressor (PFAM: BRO family, N-terminal domain) gives rise to the protein MQTIPFQNGNNLIEIEVIENDNFEFLLSTKEVAKGYGVSIENIRSQKSNHKDELIEGKHFLSNYEVFDGKQKRKTTVWTKRGVIRLGFFIKSEQAKKFRDWAEDLILQKVGNYFSQNFNLTKLEERARVLEISEKEFGIFERVFYKIGITRKEELAITSNRAVAKETGVDFLKIAEKKGLSTTEKYYTVTELCEIVMSGDFSEEAKKLVSTKKGDKPRPQNLNKFLQELGLQTKDEDVWKTTLF
- a CDS encoding Helix-turn-helix protein (PFAM: Helix-turn-helix), which codes for MENKEENLVKKTCRELGITQKELAERIGVHGGTVRAWSSKGEIPEYFINHLNLLINYHKEIQFKNKFREVLTYL
- a CDS encoding succinyl-CoA synthase, alpha subunit SucD (PFAM: CoA binding domain; CoA-ligase~TIGRFAM: succinyl-CoA synthetase, alpha subunit); the protein is MSILVNKDTKVIVQGFTGKEGTFHASQCLDYGTQIVGGVTPNKGGQEHLGKPVFNTVADAVKNTGATVSMIFVPPAFVADAVMEAADAGIELSVIITEGAPVKDMGMAKAYATKKGMNTIGPNCPGIITADECKIGIMPGFIFKKGNVGLISKSGTLTYESANQVVQEGFGITTAVGIGGDPIIGLSYKQLLPMFEADPETEAIVMIGEIGGDLEIQAAKLIKEQITKPVVAFIAGQTAPKGKRMGHAGAIISGSAGTAAEKMAALEEAGVKVVVSPADIGKAVKEVLSK